In Electrophorus electricus isolate fEleEle1 chromosome 14, fEleEle1.pri, whole genome shotgun sequence, a single window of DNA contains:
- the oat gene encoding ornithine aminotransferase, mitochondrial, giving the protein MKSMLTHLTRAVGRACPALSCTVHSGTRAVSSVASQAKHEERQLTSEEVYSREERYGAHNYHPLPVALERGEGIYVWDVEGRRYYDFLSAYSAVNQGHCHPKIIAALNTQASRLTLTSRAFYNDVLGTYEEYITTLFGYDKVLPMNTGVEGGETACKLARKWAYSVKAVPKYEAKILFAKGNFWGRTMAAISSSTDPSSYDGFGPFMPGFELVPYNNIPALEKALQDSRVAGFMVEPIQGEAGVVVPDPGYLTKVRELCTKYNVLFIADEVQTGLARTGRRLAVDHEAVRPDLVVLGKALSGGVYPVSAVLCDDEVMLTIKPGEHGSTYGGNPLACRVAIAALQVLEEEKLAQNAERMGRILRAELSKLPKEIVTVVRGKGLLNAIVIKETEDYDAWRVCLRLRDNGLLAKPTHGDIIRLAPPLIIKEDQVRECADIIQRTILSF; this is encoded by the exons ATGAAGTCCATGTTGACCCATCTGACAAGGGCTGTGGGCAGGGCCTGTCCTGCCCTCAGCTGCACAGTGCATTCTGGGACACGGGCAGTCTCATCAGTAGCATCCCAAGCCAAGCATGAGGAGCGGCAGCTCACTTCTGAAGAAGTGTACAGTCGCGAGGAGCGTTATGGAGCACACAATTACCATCCTCTCCCTGTCGccctggagagaggagagg GAATTTACGTGTGGGATGTAGAGGGCCGTCGTTACTATGACTTCCTGAGTGCTTACAGCGCAGTTAACCAGGGCCACTGCCACCCGAAAATCATTGCTGCCTTGAACACCCAGGCCTCTCGGCTCACGCTCACTTCTAGAGCATTCTACAACGATGTTCTGGGCACCTACGAGGAGTACATCACAACCTTGTTTGGATATGACAAAGTCCTGCCTATGAACACAG gtgtggagggtggagagacagccTGTAAACTGGCGCGTAAATGGGCCTACAGTGTGAAGGCTGTTCCTAAATATGAGGCAAAGATCTTGTTTGCAA AGGGTAATTTCTGGGGCCGCACTATGGCTGCCATCTCAAGCTCGACGGACCCCAGCAGTTACGATGGCTTCGGACCGTTTATGCCTGGCTTTGAGCTTGTGCCTTATAACAACATCCCTGCACTGGAG aaagccCTGCAGGATTCCAGAGTGGCTGGGTTCATGGTGGAGCCCATACAGGGTGAGGCTGGAGTAGTAGTCCCAGACCCAGGCTACCTAACCAAAGTGCGTGAGCTCTGCACAAAATACAAT GTCCTGTTTATTGCGGATGAGGTCCAGACGGGTTTGGCACGTACAGGCCGCCGGCTGGCTGTGGACCACGAGGCTGTGCGGCCAGACCTGGTGGTGCTAGGCAAAGCTCTCTCCGGGGGCGTGTATCCT GTGTCTGCGGTGCTATGTGATGATGAGGTGATGCTGACTATCAAACCAGGTGAGCACGGCTCCACCTATGGAGGAAATCCACTCGCTTGCAGAGTTGCCATCGCTGCCCTCCAG GTCTTAGAAGAGGAGAAGCTGGCACAAAATGCTGAGAGAATGGGTCGCATTCTGAGGGCGGAGCTTAGCAAGCTGCCCAAAGAGATTGTGACAGTGGTGCGGGGGAAGGGCCTCCTCAATGCCATAGTCATCAAAGAGACTGAAG ACTACGATGCCTGGCGAGTGTGCTTGCGTCTCCGTGACAATGGGCTCCTTGCCAAGCCAACTCATGGTGACATCATTAGACTGGCCCCACCCCTCATCATTAAAGAAGACCAggtcagagaatgtgctgataTCATCCAGAGAACCATCCTCTCATTCTAA